One stretch of Asterias rubens chromosome 8, eAstRub1.3, whole genome shotgun sequence DNA includes these proteins:
- the LOC117293908 gene encoding vascular endothelial growth factor D-like — protein sequence MAKCAVTANDSKGALHLYCVLMVLVTVATVCINAEAHSSRVPSSVLFAMKEVRTIEDLLQLLEQRETEMKTTTSKHIPWSQRQEKESWEDDDEDSDDDDDDDDDDDDWEDDEEEGGVYQPDNKKPDPGVLSGMAEQMGLKLTSSKFYDVAELPPCIPRESLVTVPTDPNEPNVIYWPSCVTAKRCGGCCSNELFDCQATRSEIVQKDVVKMEYNPKVSPSLQYGGIVSKNITQDTNCSCQCKVKSQDCDPATQLYSNCQCKCRAWVSCPPRKIWDPVRCRCTCSAPSSQRTCSRLRQFWSDDSCSCRCRKDLEARCRAPHVFNRKRCKCERRSTQ from the exons ATGGCCAAGTGTGCGGTTACTGCTAATGACTCCAAAGGAGCACTACATCTTTATTGTGTTTTGATGGTTTTGGTTACGGTGGCAACTGTTTGTATCAACGCAGAAGCACATTCGAGTCGG GTTCCTTCATCAGTTTTGTTTGCAATGAAAGAAGTCAGAACAATAGAAGACTTGTTACAACTATTGGAACAACGAG AAACTGAAATGAAGACAACCACATCAAAACACATTCCTTGGAGTCAAAGACAAGAAAAAGAAAGTTgggaagatgatgatgaagatagCGACGacgatgatgacgatgatgatgatgatgatgattgggAAGATGATGAAGAGGAGGGTGGTGTATATCAACCTGACAATAAGAAACCTGACCCCGGTGTCCTGTCTGGTATGGCTGAGCAGATGGGGCTGAAGTTAACATCCTCAAAGTTTT ATGATGTTGCCGAGCTTCCTCCATGCATCCCGAGAGAGTCTTTAGTAACAGTCCCTACAGATCCCAATGAGCCTAATGTAATCTACTGGCCATCGTGTGTTACCGCTAAACGGTGTGGAGGTTGCTGCAGTAATGAACTATTTGACTGCCAGGCAACACGATCAGAAATAGTGCAAAAAGAC GTCGTCAAAATGGAGTACAATCCCAAAGTCTCTCCCAGCCTTCAGTACGGTGGGATCGTTTCCAAAAACATCACGCAGGACACCAACTGTAGCTGCCAATGCAAGGTCAAGTCCCAAGACTGCGACCCTGCCACCCAGCTTTACAGCAACTGCCAGTGCAAGTGCAGGGCGTGGGTCAGTTGCCCACCTAGGAAGATCTGGGACCCCGTCAGGTGTCGGTGCACCTGTAGTGCTCCGTCGTCTCAGag AACGTGTTCCCGGTTACGGCAGTTTTGGAGCGATGATTCTTGCAGTTGTAGATGTAGGAAAGATCTTGAGGCAAGATGTAGAGCCCCTCATGTTTTTAACCGCAAACGATGCAA ATGTGAGAGGCGGTCCACACAATAG
- the LOC117293935 gene encoding cyclin-G1-like — protein sequence MSGSSGKCHLWRMIQAALDAAEFYQPHLEHLQHIPEDEESITLAMHDSLVDRLRSWNRFYALSPETFFLAVNTLDRFLSLVKARPHHLMCVTVASYYLSVKIVEHSQDVMSPEDLVRITQCGCTISDVARMENIILQKLGWDMEAPTTLSFLQLFHAYCVVSDTLGVDTGKQTDHLDIITRKLEACMCHFPLTLFKPSILAMSLLISELPEFINTSCDVNNSVSWSRVLASLQFAMKMSDCEFLECQTILSEFLTSYSSPECKRPTSRLSWIISSRTAKQLRFTAHLSSTLEPIPEHDWSLSSDAMDQSDSLLDNTQESNSFQENLMIHSQLLGQADATAPSVGTNKDRCHLWEKGVVFRYQSEKIALCPLFDNHVTR from the exons ATGTCTGGTTCTTCAGGGAAGTGTCATCTGTGGCGCATGATTCAGGCAGCCCTAGATGCAGCCGAGTTCTACCAGCCTCATCTTGAACATCTACAACATATTCCTGAG GATGAGGAGAGTATCACCCTAGCGATGCATGATTCACTTGTCGACAGACTACGTAGTTGGAATCGTTTCTACGCACTATCGCCAGAAACGTTCTTCTTGGCAGTCAATACATTGGATCGTTTTCTTTCGCTTGTGAAG GCGAGACCTCATCACTTAATGTGTGTCACCGTAGCAAGTTACTACCTCAGCGTTAAGATAGTAGAACATTCACAG GACGTAATGTCTCCAGAGGATCTGGTCCGCATAACTCAGTGCGGCTGCACCATCAGCGATGTCGCAAGGATGGAGAATATCATCTTACAGAAGCTCGGCTGGGACATGGAAGCACCAACCACGCTCTCCTTCCTACAGCTCTTCCACGCCTACTGTGTCGTCTCGGACACTCTTGGTGTGGACACTGGGAAACAGACCGACCATTTAGACATCATAACCAGAAAGCTGGAGGCGTGTATGTGCCACTTCCCTCTGACACTGTTTAAG CCGTCCATACTAGCGATGTCGTTGCTAATCTCAGAGCTACCAGAGTTCATCAACACCAGTTGTGATGTCAACAACTCAGTGTCATGGTCAAGGGTACTAGCGAGCCTACAGTTTGCTATGAAG ATGTCTGACTGTGAGTTTTTGGAGTGTCAGACAATCTTATCTGAGTTCCTCACGTCCTACTCATCCCCCGAGTGTAAGAGGCCAACGAGCAGACTAAGTTGGATCATCTCCTCCAGGACGGCGAAGCAGCTCCGCTTCACTGCTCATCTCTCAAGCACCCTAGAACCCATCCCTGAACATGATTGGAGTCTGAGCTCCGACGCTATGGACCAGTCTGATAG TTTGTTGGACAATACACAAGAATCTAATTCATTTCAAGAAAATCTGATGATCCACAGCCAACTTCTGGGACAGGCTgatgcaacagcgccctctgttggcacaAACAAAGACAGGTGTCATCTTTGGGAGAAGGGAGTTGTATTCAGGTATCAGAGTGAGAAGATAGCTTTATGTCCACTATTTGATAACCATGTAACCAGGTGA
- the LOC117293409 gene encoding cyclin-I-like has translation MLCSSGKRLQASMLYNMLSESLAKERQVWRPFLLKQPMEEEHEIQPSHRDEAVKWILEWNQKFKYCPETFMQSAELLDRFLMAVKAKPKYLRCIAFSCFFLGAKLREEDEDVPATEDLVQESGCSFSVAEVLRMELIVLDKLKWDLTTITSLEFLQMFHAMLLTQFPKLLSPLGHMTPSRHLSILTGRLSQCLTNHKLATFHPSALALGLLSLELETVSRDWLTLSMMFQRLIGVNNQQLIRCRELITSTLMGHPSFNAVYIVAHPNPHGSHDQASTTGHQYIDDPKLAKHKNQIEEDEDIYASIKRLYNEDSGAEGFPASVTPHPKGALSQPQGQLLPSLGSTCSSQMMNDPEETMSSPCPPLQSIEVT, from the exons ATGCTATGTTCCTCGGGGAAGAGGCTTCAGGCCAGCATGCTTTACAACATGCTCTCTGAGTCCCTCGCCAAAGAGCGACAAGTATGGAGGCCCTTTCTTCTCAAACAGCCCATGGAAGAG gaacatgaaATCCAGCCCAGCCATAGAGATGAGGCAGTGAAGTGGATCCTAGAATGGAACCAGAAATTCAAATACTGCCCTGAAACTTTTATGCAGAGTGCTGAACTACTGGACAGGTTCCTTATGGCTGTTAAG GCAAAACCCAAGTACTTAAGATGTATTGCCTTCAGTTGTTTCTTCCTGGGTGCCAAGCTTAGAGAAGAGGATGAG GATGTGCCCGCCACCGAGGATCTTGTCCAGGAGAGCGGTTGCAGTTTCTCTGTAGCTGAGGTTCTGCGAATGGAGCTCATTGTTCTAGATAAGCTCAAGTGGGACCTGACCACGATCACCTCCTTGGAATTTCTGCAGATG TTCCACGCCATGCTGTTGACCCAGTTCCCGAAGCTTCTGTCTCCCCTGGGTCACATGACACCATCGCGTCACCTGTCCATCCTGACGGGACGTCTCAGTCAGTGCCTAACCAATCACAAGCTGGCGACGTTCCACCCGTCCGCTTTGGCGCTGGGCCTGCTCAGCCTAGAGCTGGAGACTGTCAGTCGGGACTGGTTGACGCTGTCCATGATGTTTCAACGTCTTATTGGT GTGAATAATCAGCAGCTTATTCGATGTCGTGAGTTAATTACCAGCACTCTAATGGGCCATCCTAGCTTCAATGCCGTCTACATTGTCGCCCACCCCAATCCCCACGGCAGCCACGACCAGGCCAGCACCACAGGTCATCAATACATCGACGACCCCAAGCTAGCCAAGCACAAGAATCAGATAGAGGAAGATGAAGATATCTACGCCAGTATCAAGCGTCTGTATAACGAAGACTCCGGTGCGGAGGGGTTCCCCGCATCGGTCACTCCCCACCCAAAGGGGGCGCTGTCCCAACCCCAGGGGCAGCTGTTGCCATCCTTGGGATCCACCTGTTCATCACAGATGATGAATGATCCTGAGGAGACGATGTCGTCCCCATGTCCCCCTCTCCAGTCCATTGAGGTGACTTGA